One uncultured Campylobacter sp. genomic region harbors:
- the lepA gene encoding translation elongation factor 4 — protein sequence MKTKNIRNFSIIAHIDHGKSTLADRLISECNAVEARQMSSQIMDTMDIEKERGITIKAQSVRLEYELGGEKYVLNLIDTPGHVDFSYEVSRSLASCEGAILVVDASQGVQAQTIANVYIALQHNLEIIPVLNKIDLPAADPQRVKDEIEHVIGLDCSSAIEVSAKTGVGINELLEAIITRIPAPKTDDAAPLKALIYDSWFDNYLGALALARLYDGVLKKGDEVYIMGSENRHEVLDLMYPNPLAPTKTRELSSGEVGIVVMGLKNVADVQVGDTITLFKNRAVAPVGGFEKAKPFVFAGIYPVQTDKFEDLRDALDKLSLNDSSLSYEPETSLALGFGFRVGFLGLLHMEVVKERLEREFDLDLIATAPTVTYAVYLTDGSCVRIHSPSELPAPNFIERIEEPYVRATIITPSEFLGNLISLLNLRRGIQTKMDYITPERVLLEYDVPTNEIIMDFYDKLKSCTKGYASFDYEPIDYRRGDLVKLDIRVAGEAVDALSIIVPASKAESKGRDLVKAMKEIVPRQLFEVAIQASIGNKIIARENVRAMGKNVTAKCYGGDITRKRKLLEKQKEGKKRMKTIGKVNLPSEAFLSVLKID from the coding sequence TTGAAAACAAAAAATATCAGAAATTTCAGCATCATCGCGCATATCGACCATGGCAAATCCACGCTCGCAGACCGTCTAATCAGCGAGTGCAACGCCGTCGAGGCGCGCCAGATGAGCAGCCAGATCATGGATACGATGGATATCGAAAAGGAGCGCGGCATCACGATCAAGGCGCAGTCCGTGCGGCTCGAGTATGAGCTTGGCGGCGAGAAATACGTTTTAAATTTAATCGACACCCCTGGCCACGTGGATTTTAGCTACGAGGTCTCGCGCTCGCTGGCTAGCTGCGAGGGGGCGATCCTCGTCGTGGACGCGAGCCAGGGCGTGCAGGCGCAAACCATCGCAAACGTCTATATCGCGCTACAGCACAACCTGGAGATCATCCCCGTACTCAATAAAATCGATCTGCCCGCCGCCGATCCGCAGCGCGTAAAAGATGAGATCGAGCATGTCATCGGGCTTGATTGCAGCAGCGCGATCGAGGTCAGCGCCAAGACGGGCGTGGGCATTAATGAGCTTTTAGAGGCGATAATCACTCGCATCCCCGCGCCCAAAACGGACGACGCCGCGCCGCTTAAGGCGCTCATCTACGACAGCTGGTTTGATAACTACCTAGGCGCGCTCGCGCTTGCGAGGCTCTACGACGGCGTGCTGAAAAAGGGCGACGAGGTCTATATCATGGGTAGCGAGAACCGCCACGAGGTCCTTGATCTGATGTATCCCAACCCGCTCGCGCCTACCAAAACCCGCGAGCTTAGCAGCGGTGAAGTGGGCATCGTAGTAATGGGGCTAAAAAACGTCGCCGACGTGCAGGTAGGCGATACGATCACGCTTTTTAAAAATCGTGCCGTCGCGCCCGTAGGCGGGTTTGAAAAGGCCAAGCCCTTCGTGTTTGCGGGCATCTATCCCGTGCAAACCGATAAATTTGAAGACCTGCGCGACGCTTTGGATAAGCTCAGCCTAAACGACAGCTCGCTTAGCTACGAGCCCGAGACCTCGCTCGCGCTAGGATTTGGCTTTCGCGTCGGGTTTTTGGGGCTACTGCATATGGAGGTCGTGAAGGAGCGGCTCGAGCGTGAGTTTGATCTCGATCTCATCGCTACGGCGCCGACCGTCACATACGCCGTGTATCTCACGGACGGCTCGTGCGTGCGGATACACAGCCCCAGCGAGCTTCCGGCGCCAAATTTCATCGAGCGCATCGAGGAGCCCTACGTCAGGGCGACCATCATTACCCCGAGCGAGTTTCTGGGCAATCTCATCAGCCTTTTAAATTTGCGCCGCGGCATCCAAACCAAGATGGACTACATCACGCCGGAGCGCGTCCTGCTCGAATACGACGTGCCGACAAACGAGATCATAATGGACTTTTACGATAAGCTCAAATCCTGCACCAAGGGCTATGCGAGCTTTGATTACGAGCCGATCGATTACAGGCGCGGCGATCTCGTAAAGCTCGACATCCGCGTCGCCGGCGAAGCGGTCGATGCTCTCTCGATCATCGTGCCCGCCTCAAAGGCCGAATCCAAGGGGCGCGACCTTGTCAAAGCGATGAAGGAGATCGTACCGCGGCAGCTTTTTGAGGTCGCGATCCAAGCAAGTATCGGCAACAAGATCATCGCGCGCGAAAACGTTCGCGCCATGGGCAAAAACGTGACCGCCAAGTGCTACGGCGGCGACATCACGCGCAAGCGCAAGCTGCTCGAGAAACAAAAAGAGGGCAAGAAGCGCATGAAGACGATCGGCAAGGTGAATTTGCCGAGCGAGGCGTTTTTGAGCGTGCTGAAGATCGATTAA
- a CDS encoding DUF6882 domain-containing protein, protein MWRYENINRLGKRLLALARDVRDFGLWHGLAALSTPKLALSAEINGHALSAIACGLSQEPVCYYRCPHAGGAVFVAFAAGERVSSDGTIKLSMDARGLISLARDYTGAFQLNHAVLSGALLLRNGTKFSEAAGKIVANFKNDAVFSFDNLGRLSEVEFAV, encoded by the coding sequence CTGTGGAGGTACGAGAACATAAACCGTCTAGGTAAGCGGCTGCTTGCCCTTGCGCGAGATGTGCGCGACTTCGGCTTGTGGCACGGGCTAGCCGCGCTTAGCACGCCCAAGCTCGCACTAAGCGCGGAGATAAACGGCCACGCTCTAAGCGCGATCGCGTGCGGATTATCGCAGGAACCGGTATGTTACTACCGCTGTCCGCACGCAGGCGGAGCAGTGTTTGTGGCGTTCGCGGCGGGCGAGCGCGTGAGCTCCGATGGCACGATCAAGCTCAGCATGGATGCAAGGGGGCTAATCTCTTTAGCGCGCGATTACACAGGCGCGTTTCAGCTAAATCACGCCGTTTTATCGGGGGCGCTTTTACTTAGAAATGGCACGAAATTTAGCGAAGCGGCGGGCAAGATCGTAGCAAATTTTAAAAATGACGCAGTTTTTTCGTTTGATAATTTGGGGCGGCTAAGCGAGGTAGAATTCGCCGTATAG